A stretch of DNA from Rhizobium sp. EC-SD404:
TGGACGTGGACGAAAAGGGTGGCCTTTTCGAAGGCTACGATCTCAAGCTCAATTCCTACGATCTCGGCGTCGACATCGAGCTTGCCGACATCGTGCAGCGGATGCGGTTCGAGCACCCCGAGGTAAAGGCCATCGTGCTGCAGTCAGGCAAGGATCGCGTGTTCTGCGCCGGTGCGAACATCCGCATGCTCGGCAGCGCAACCCACGCCCACAAGGTCAATTTCTGCAAGTTCACCAACGAAACGCGCAACACGTTCGAGGCGGCCGGCCGCGAGTCGGGCCAGTACTACATCTGCGCCGTGAAGGGTGCCTGTGCGGGTGGCGGCTATGAACTCGCGCTTGCCTGCGACCACATCATGCTCGTCGATGACGGGGCGTCGAACGTGGCGCTGCCGGAAGTGCCTTTGCTGGCCGTGCTTCCCGGTACGGGCGGACTGACGCGTGTCACCGACAAGCGCAAGGTGCGCCGCGATCTGGCCGATGTATTCTGCTCGATCGAGGAAGGCGTTAAGGGCAAGCGCGCCGTCGACTGGAACCTCGTCGACGAGATCGTCGCCAAGTCCAAGTTCGAAGAGACGATCTCCGAGCGCGCCAGCGAATTCGCCGGCCGATCGAAGCGTGCAGCGGCCGAAAAGGGCGTCGCGCTGACGCCGCTCAACCGCACATTCAACGACGATGGCGGCGTGATCTATTCGACCGTCGAGGTGGACCTCGATCGCTCGAAGGGCATCGTCACCATCACCATCAATGGCCCCGATGGAGAAGCGCCGAAGGATTCCGCGGACCTGCTCGCACAAGGCGCCGATGCATGGATCCTGCGGGCAGCGCGCGAGCTCGACGATGCGATCCTGCATCTGAGGCTGAACGAACTCGAACTCGGCACCTGGGTCATCCGCAGCCAGGGCGATCCGGCTGCCGTGCTGGCGCACGAAAAGGTGCTGACGGACAACGCCGACCACTGGCTGGCCAACGAAATTCTTCTCTACTGGAAGCGCGTGCTGAAGCGTGTGGACGTGACCTCGCGCTCGCTCGTGGCTCTCGTGGAGCCGGGCTCGTGCTTTGCCGGCGTCCTGGCCGAACTGCTTTTTGCCGTCGACCGTTCCTACATGGCCGAAGGCGATTTCGAGGGTGACAACCGTCATGTCGCGTCGATCACGCTGTCCGACACGAATTTCGGGCCGTTCCCGATGGCGAACGATCTGACGCGTCTTCAGACGCGGTTCCTCGGTGAACCGGCGAAAGTCGATGAAGCCAAGGCGCGGATCGGTGAAGCGCTCGAAGCCTTTGATGCCAACGAGCTCGGCCTCGTCACCTACTGCTTCGACGACATCGACTGGGAAGACGAAGTCCGCATTTTCCTCGAAGAGCGCGCCTCGTTCTCGCCGGATGCCATGACCGGGATGGAAGCCAATCTGCGCTTTCCCGGGCCGGAGACGATGGAAACGCGGATTTTCGGTCGGTTGACCGCCTGGCAGAACTGGATTTTCCAGCGGCCGAACGCCGTCGGGGAGAATGGGGCACTGCAACGCTACGGGACGGGGATCCGCGGCGATTACGACATGCGCCGCGTGTGACGGCGTCGGACATCATCGAGGAGAAGACGAATGCTTGATCTCATCAATGTCGCCTACGATACCCAGATCCCGAACAATGTGGGTCTGTCCTCCGACAAGCGCGTCCTGAAGGCGCTGGAAAAGTGGCACCCCGGCTATATCAGCTGGTGGAACGACCTTGGACCGGACGGCTTTCAGGAAAGCCTCGTCTATCTGCGCACCGCCGTTTCGGTCGATCCGAAGGGCTGGGCGAAATTCGATTATGTGAAGATGCCCGAATATCGCTGGGGCATTCTCTTGGCTCCGCAGGTCGAGGGTCGTACGATCCCGTGCGGCGAGCACGCAGGCCAGCCGGCCTGGCAGGAAGTGCCCGGAGAATACCGCAACATGCTGAAGCGGCTGATCGTCATTCAGGGCGATACCGAGCCGGCGTCGGTCGAACAGCAGCGCCATCTCGGCAAGACCGCGCCGTCTCTCTACGACATGCGCAATCTCTTCCAGGTGAACGTCGAGGAAGGCCGCCACCTCTGGGCGATGGTCTATCTGCTGCAGAAATACTTCGGTGCCGATGGCCGCGAAGAGGCAGACGACCTGCTGCGCCGCACCTCGGGATCGGAAGAAGCCCCGCGCATGCTCGGCGCCTTCAACGAGGCGACGCCGGACTGGCTGTCCTTCTTCATGTTCACCTATTTCACCGACCGCGATGGCAAGATGCAGCTGGAATCGCTGGCCCAATCGGGCTTCGATCCGCTGTCGCGCACCTGCCGCTTCATGCTGACGGAAGAAGCGCACCACATGTTCGTCGGCGAGACGGGCGTCGGCCGCGTCATTCAGCGCACCTGCGAGGCGATGAAGGAAGCCGGCATCGACGATCCCTACGACACTGAGAAAGTTCGCGCGCTCGGCGTGATCGACCTGCCGACCATCCAGAAGAAGCTGAACCTGCACTATTCGCTGTCGCTCGATCTCTTCGGCTCCGAAGTTTCGACCAATGCGGCGAATGCGTTCAATGCGGGCATCAAGGGCCGCTATCAGGAAGCCAAGATCGACGACGATCACAAGCTTCACAACGACACCTATCCCGTGATCCAGCTGAAGGACGGCAAGATCGTTTGGGAGGAAGTCGCGGCGCTGTCGGCCATCAACATGCGGTTGCGCGATGACTACGTCCGCGATGCATCCGGTGGCGTTAAGCGCTGGAATGCGACGATCGAAAAGACCGGCATCCAGTTCGAGATGAAGATGCCGCACCAGGGCTTCTACCGTCACATCGGCGTCTTCGCCGACGTCAATGTCGATCCGGACGGCACCATCATCTCCAAGGAAGAGTGGGACGCCAAGAAGGACGACTGGCTGCCGACCACGGCGGATGGCGACTTCATCCAGTCGCTCATGAAGCCCGTCTGGGAGCCAGGCAAGTTCGCCGGCTGGATCGCGCCGCCACGTGTCGGCATCGACAACAAGCCGGGTGATTTCGAATATGTGAAATTGCACATGGCTTGAGACTGGGCCGAAAGTCGCTGCAGCGGCCATCTGGCGGCCTGTTCTGCGCTGCCGGTGCTCACGGACCATACGTCCGCTGCGCTCCGGTTCTCGAACAGACCGCCATCTGGCTCTCCGCACCGACTTTCCATCCCAGTCTCGATCAAGCGGGCGGCAGCAACCGCCCGCTCTCGACTGTCGGAATTGTGGGAGGCATCAGCATCATGACTGCGCCGCTGAAACAGCACCTGATCGACCCGGAAATCTGCATCCGCTGCTATACCTGCGAAGAAGCCTGTCCAATCGACGCGATCACGCACAACGAGGACAATGTCGTCGTCGATGCGGCGAAGTGCGATTTCTGCATGGCCTGTATTTCGCCTTGCCCGACCGGCTCCATCGATGCGTGGCGGGTCGTCATGGAGCCCTATTCGCTCGAAGAGCAGATGGGTTGGATGGAGCTTCCCGAGCAGGAAGAGATCACCAAGCCCGATGGGACGGGGCCGGCTGAAGGCGGTGACGTCGAGGCGCTCGAGGATTCCGTCGAACGGTTGCTCGCCGAAGCTCACGCGGGTGCCGGCGGCAAGGCTCGTGCGCCCGCGACCGCCTCGAAGCCTTCGATCAATCTCTACAATCTCAAGAAGCCTGCGGTCGGCATCGTGCAGGGCAATTACCGGCTGACGAGCGAAAGCGCCGACAGCGACGTGCGCCACATAATCATCGATCTCGGCAATCAGCACTTCCCGGTTCTCGAAGGCCAGAGCGTCGGCATCCAGCCGCCCGGCACGGACGCCAACGGCATTGCTTACTTGCCGCGGCTTTACTCGATCTCGAGCCCGCGCGATGGCGAACGGCCGAACACCAACAACATCTCGCTGACGGTCAAGCGCGAGGAGCAGGGGGTTTGCTCCAACTATGTCTGCGACCTGCAGAAGGGCGACGAGGTTCGGTTGACCGGGCCGTTCGGTGCGACGTTCCTGATGCCGAACGATCCACAGGCGCAGATCGTCATGATCTGCACGGGGACAGGCTCGGCACCGTTTCGGGCGTTCACCATGCGCCGGCAGCGGCTCACGGCAGATGGCGGCGAGCGCATGCGACTCTTCTTCGGCGCACGCACATCCGATGCGCTGCCTTACTTTGGGCCGCTCAAGAAGGTGCCCGATACGATACTGGAAAAGCACCTCGTCTTCTCGCGTGCCGAAGCGGTCGAAAAGGAATATGTGCAGGATCGTATGCTGAAACAGCGCGCCGATCTCGCCGATCTGCTCTCAGCGCCGCACACGCATATCTATGTCTGCGGGCTGAAAGCCATGGAGCACGGTGTCGAGGCTGCTTTCGAGCAGATCGCCAAGGATATCGGGAACGACTGGGTGAGCCTGCGCGATCAGATGCGCGAAGGCGGCCGCTATCACGTCGAGACCTATTGATGGCAGCAGCTGACATGCAATCGGATCCGTTCGTTCACGCCATCATTGTGCAGTGGGCGGACTGCGATCCCGCGCGCATCGCCTATACCGGCCAGATTCCGAAATTCGCATTGTCAGCCATCGATGCATGGTGGGCCGAGCGGGTGGGGATCGACTGGTTCGCGCTCAATGTTGATCACCGAATGGGAACACCCTTCGTCCATCTCGACATGGATTTCCGTTCGCCGATCACGCCGAGGCACCCGTTGCTCTGCACGGTGACGCTTACCAAGCTGGGAACGACGTCGCTGACGTTCACGGTCGTTGGCCGCCAGAACGACACGGTTTGCTTCGAAGGCAATTTTGTCTGTGTCGCCGTGTCTGCCGACGATTTTCGGCCGGGATATCCTTCCGCTGACATTCGCGCCAGGCTCGAAAGGCTTGTGCTGGCGGGCGACTGAATGGGCGCTCGCTGTGGACCGGTGAATTAAAATACTGGTCAACAAGCAATATGAAATATAATGCATATAGGCGTTGGCTGCGTCGGCCCGCTGCATTATGGTTCGGCTATGGATGAGATCGTCACATTTGGCGGCAGAGTGACGCTGGGTCAAGAGCGCCAGGCGAATGACACCGAACGTTTCCTCGAAATGGTGGGCGATCGGGTGCGCGCTGCGCGCAACCGCCGCAGCATTTCCCGCAAGACGTTGTCGGAAATTTCCGGTGTTTCCCAGCGCTACCTTGCGCAGTTGGAGAGTGGAACGGGCAACATCTCGATCCTCCTGTTGCGGCGCGTGGCGGAGGCGCTCGACCACAAGATCGAATGGCTGGTGGGCGAGGAAGATCCGTACACTTCCGACGCGGTCGCCATGATGTCGCTCTATCGCCAGGCAACCGGCGAACAGCGTATGCGCGTGCTGGAAATCCTCGATCCCGACAATCCGCATCTGCGGCGCTCGCGGCGGCTGGCCTTTATCGGTCTGCGCGGTGCGGGCAAGTCCACCATCGGGCGTCTCGCCGCAGACCGGCTCAAACTGCCGTTCCTCGAACTCAACGAAGAGATCGAGCAGGCGAGCGGCATGCCGGTCAACGAGGTCATCGCGCTTTATGGTCAGGAAGGCTACCGGCGGCTCGAGAAGCAGTCGGTCGAGCGGATTGCAGCGACATACGATTCGATCGTGCTGGCGGTTGCCGGCGGCATCGTCTCGGAGCCCGAGACGTTCAACTACCTGCTGCGGCACTATCACACGATCTGGCTTAAGGCGCGGCCGGAAGAGCACATGGGCCGCGTGCGCGCACAGGGCGACGAGCGCCCCATGGCTGGCAACCCGGCGGCAATGGATGAATTGCGCAATATCCTGATGAGCCGGGAAGCGCTTTATGCGCGTGCCGAAGCGCAGATCGACACCAGCGGACGCGGTCTCCCCGAAACGTTGGATGCCGTGCTCGACCTGATCGAGAAGCGCGGCTTCCTGCGCAACTGACAGTCAGCGTCCCCTGAACGCGGCAGGACGCTTCTCCAGGAATGACAGCACGCCTTCGCGGTAATCTTCCGAGCGACCCGCGACGCCCTGCAAGCGTGCCTCTTCGGCGAGGTACTCATCGAACGGCATGGTCTCGGCTGCAGCGACGGCTTTCTTGATCAGCCCGTAGCCGAGCGTCGGTCCTTCCGCGAGGCGGCGGGCAAGGGCGCTTGCCTCGGCTTGGAGTTCGTCTTCCGGCATGCTTTTCCAGATCAGGCCGGCGGCGGCGGCTTCACTGCCCGACAGGCTGCCTGCCGTTAGCAGCAGTGCGCGCGCCGTTGCCGCGCCGAGCGCTTGGACGAGGGTTTGTCCGGCCCCCGCGTCGACCGATAGACCGACTTTAGCGAACGACCAAATGAACTTGGCATCATCGGCAGCGAGCACGATGTCGCCGGCGATGGCGATCGATGCGCCGGCACCTGCAGCAGCGCCATGAACAGCGATCACGACGGGCTTATCCATCGTGCGGATCAGCGTCACGATCGGATGGAAGAGCTGTTTCTGGATCGCTTCGAGATCGAACGGCTCGGTGAATTTCCGCGGGTCGCGCGCCGAAAGGTCTTGGCCCGTGCAGAAGGCACGGCCGGCGGCCCGAATGAGCACCGCGCGGATGGCCCGATCGGCGGCGGCACGATCGAGGGCTTCGCGGAATTGGAGGAGCATCGCTTCGGTCAGCGCATTCATTCGCTCCGGCCGGTTCAAGGTGATGGTCATCACGCCAGCTTGGATGGTCTCATCGATCAGGCGGGCGGCCGGATCGTCATTCTCTTTTGACATTCGTCGGGAATCCACGCAGGTGGCAGGTTGAATGCTGTCACGATGCACTATAACGCATCTCCCAACAAGGCTTGGAGGAACATCATGGCCGTCACCGTCGCGCGCGAAGGATCCATCGCTATCGTCCGGCTCGACAACCCGCCGGTAAATGCGATCGGGCTTTCCGTGCGCCAGGGCCTGATGCTGGCGCTGGAGGAACTGGCCGAGGCTTCCGATCTCAAGGCGGTGGTGCTGACCGGGTCGGATACGATCTTCGCCGCCGGCGCCGATGCGCGCGAATTCGATGCAGATCCGGTCGCGCCGCATCTTCCCGATATCCTGGATGCAATCGAGAATGCCCCTCAGCCCTGGATCGCCGCATTGACGGGTGCGGCGCTCGGTGGTGGCTGCGAACTGGCCCTTGCCTGCCACAAGCGGATAGCCGGCCCGAAGACCACGATCGGGCTGCCGGAAGTGACGCTTGGCGTCGTTCCGGGTGCCGGCGGAACGCAGCGCTTGCCGC
This window harbors:
- the boxB gene encoding benzoyl-CoA 2,3-epoxidase subunit BoxB produces the protein MLDLINVAYDTQIPNNVGLSSDKRVLKALEKWHPGYISWWNDLGPDGFQESLVYLRTAVSVDPKGWAKFDYVKMPEYRWGILLAPQVEGRTIPCGEHAGQPAWQEVPGEYRNMLKRLIVIQGDTEPASVEQQRHLGKTAPSLYDMRNLFQVNVEEGRHLWAMVYLLQKYFGADGREEADDLLRRTSGSEEAPRMLGAFNEATPDWLSFFMFTYFTDRDGKMQLESLAQSGFDPLSRTCRFMLTEEAHHMFVGETGVGRVIQRTCEAMKEAGIDDPYDTEKVRALGVIDLPTIQKKLNLHYSLSLDLFGSEVSTNAANAFNAGIKGRYQEAKIDDDHKLHNDTYPVIQLKDGKIVWEEVAALSAINMRLRDDYVRDASGGVKRWNATIEKTGIQFEMKMPHQGFYRHIGVFADVNVDPDGTIISKEEWDAKKDDWLPTTADGDFIQSLMKPVWEPGKFAGWIAPPRVGIDNKPGDFEYVKLHMA
- a CDS encoding enoyl-CoA hydratase-related protein, producing MSKENDDPAARLIDETIQAGVMTITLNRPERMNALTEAMLLQFREALDRAAADRAIRAVLIRAAGRAFCTGQDLSARDPRKFTEPFDLEAIQKQLFHPIVTLIRTMDKPVVIAVHGAAAGAGASIAIAGDIVLAADDAKFIWSFAKVGLSVDAGAGQTLVQALGAATARALLLTAGSLSGSEAAAAGLIWKSMPEDELQAEASALARRLAEGPTLGYGLIKKAVAAAETMPFDEYLAEEARLQGVAGRSEDYREGVLSFLEKRPAAFRGR
- the boxC gene encoding 2,3-epoxybenzoyl-CoA dihydrolase; this translates as MSKRIDFQVDPESYRHWRVAYEGDVAKLFMDVDEKGGLFEGYDLKLNSYDLGVDIELADIVQRMRFEHPEVKAIVLQSGKDRVFCAGANIRMLGSATHAHKVNFCKFTNETRNTFEAAGRESGQYYICAVKGACAGGGYELALACDHIMLVDDGASNVALPEVPLLAVLPGTGGLTRVTDKRKVRRDLADVFCSIEEGVKGKRAVDWNLVDEIVAKSKFEETISERASEFAGRSKRAAAEKGVALTPLNRTFNDDGGVIYSTVEVDLDRSKGIVTITINGPDGEAPKDSADLLAQGADAWILRAARELDDAILHLRLNELELGTWVIRSQGDPAAVLAHEKVLTDNADHWLANEILLYWKRVLKRVDVTSRSLVALVEPGSCFAGVLAELLFAVDRSYMAEGDFEGDNRHVASITLSDTNFGPFPMANDLTRLQTRFLGEPAKVDEAKARIGEALEAFDANELGLVTYCFDDIDWEDEVRIFLEERASFSPDAMTGMEANLRFPGPETMETRIFGRLTAWQNWIFQRPNAVGENGALQRYGTGIRGDYDMRRV
- a CDS encoding hotdog domain-containing protein — translated: MAAADMQSDPFVHAIIVQWADCDPARIAYTGQIPKFALSAIDAWWAERVGIDWFALNVDHRMGTPFVHLDMDFRSPITPRHPLLCTVTLTKLGTTSLTFTVVGRQNDTVCFEGNFVCVAVSADDFRPGYPSADIRARLERLVLAGD
- a CDS encoding helix-turn-helix transcriptional regulator translates to MDEIVTFGGRVTLGQERQANDTERFLEMVGDRVRAARNRRSISRKTLSEISGVSQRYLAQLESGTGNISILLLRRVAEALDHKIEWLVGEEDPYTSDAVAMMSLYRQATGEQRMRVLEILDPDNPHLRRSRRLAFIGLRGAGKSTIGRLAADRLKLPFLELNEEIEQASGMPVNEVIALYGQEGYRRLEKQSVERIAATYDSIVLAVAGGIVSEPETFNYLLRHYHTIWLKARPEEHMGRVRAQGDERPMAGNPAAMDELRNILMSREALYARAEAQIDTSGRGLPETLDAVLDLIEKRGFLRN
- the boxA gene encoding benzoyl-CoA 2,3-epoxidase subunit BoxA produces the protein MTAPLKQHLIDPEICIRCYTCEEACPIDAITHNEDNVVVDAAKCDFCMACISPCPTGSIDAWRVVMEPYSLEEQMGWMELPEQEEITKPDGTGPAEGGDVEALEDSVERLLAEAHAGAGGKARAPATASKPSINLYNLKKPAVGIVQGNYRLTSESADSDVRHIIIDLGNQHFPVLEGQSVGIQPPGTDANGIAYLPRLYSISSPRDGERPNTNNISLTVKREEQGVCSNYVCDLQKGDEVRLTGPFGATFLMPNDPQAQIVMICTGTGSAPFRAFTMRRQRLTADGGERMRLFFGARTSDALPYFGPLKKVPDTILEKHLVFSRAEAVEKEYVQDRMLKQRADLADLLSAPHTHIYVCGLKAMEHGVEAAFEQIAKDIGNDWVSLRDQMREGGRYHVETY